A single genomic interval of Rhea pennata isolate bPtePen1 chromosome 5, bPtePen1.pri, whole genome shotgun sequence harbors:
- the NAT10 gene encoding RNA cytidine acetyltransferase: MQRRKVDNRIRVLIENGVAERHRTLFVVVGDRGKDQVVILHHMLSKATVKARPSVLWCYKKELGFSSHRKKRMRQLQKKIKSGTLNIKDDDPFELFIAATNIRYCYYNETHKILGNTFGMCVLQDFEALTPNLLARTVETVEGGGIVVILLRTMNSLKQLYTMTMDVHSRYRTEAHQDVVGRFNERFILSLASCKNCIVIDDQLNILPISTHVANITPVPPQSQEDSLRPQDLELKELKESLQDTQPVGVLVDGCKTLDQAKAVLKFIEAISEKTLRSTVALTAARGRGKSAALGLAIAGAVAFGYSNIFVTSPSPDNLHTLFEFIFKGFDALQYQEHLDYEIIQSLNPEFNKAVVRVNVFKEHRQTIQYIHPADSVKLGQAELVVIDEAAAIPLPLVKNLLGPYLVFMASTINGYEGTGRSLSLKLIQQLRQQSAQTHVSMTAENKSTATAKLTSARTLHEVSLHESIRYAPGDPVEKWLNDLLCLDCLSITRIISGCPLPDTCDLYYVNRDTLFCYHKASEIFLQRLMALYVASHYKNSPNDLQMLSDAPAHHLFCLLPPVPPTQNSLPEVLAVVQVCMEGEISRQSIMNSLSRGKKASGDLIPWTISEQFQDPDFGSLSGGRVVRIAVHPDYQGMGYGSRALNLLQMYYEGKFPCLEEKTIQKPKEIATVSSETVSLLEEVVTPRKDLPPLLLKLSERQAESLDYLGVSYGLTPRLLKFWKRAGFVPVYLRQTPNDLTGEHSCIMLKMLNEEDIEQEPWLTAFWKDFRRRFLSLLSYQFSTFSPSLALNILQNKNIKQQSQPSISRAELESVFIPYDLKRLDMYSRNMVDYHLIMDMVPAVARMFFLNQLGDISLSAAQSALLLGIGLQHKSLDQLEKEVELPSSQLMGLFNRIIRKVVQLFNTVQEKAVEEQMVATKDIVMEPTLKSLNDDLEEAAKEFQEKHKQEVGKLKEMDFSQYIIRGDDEEWNEVLSKAGQNASIVSLKSEKKRKLETVRGPKQQKKFKKTKDTKQKWKK; the protein is encoded by the exons aTGCAGCGCAGGAAGGTGGACAACCGCATCCGCGTGCTGATCGAGAACGGCGTGGCCGAGCGGCACCGGACCCTCTTCGTCGTGGTCGGGGACCGCGGCAAAGACCAG GTGGTAATACTTCACCACATGTTGTCTAAAGCAACAGTAAAGGCCAGACCCTCTGTCCTATGGTGTTACAAAAAGGAGCTGGGCTTTAGCAG ccaCCGAAAGAAGAGAATGAGACAGCTACAGAAGAAGATTAAAAGTGGGACTTTAAACATAAAAGATGACGATCCTTTTGAGTTATTTATAGCAGCCACAAACATTCGCTACTGCTATTATAATGAGACTCATAAGATTCTTGGTAACACTTTTGGCATGTGTGTGCTTCAG gATTTTGAAGCCTTGACTCCAAACCTGCTAGCTAGAACTGTTGAAACAGTAGAAGGGGGTGGAATTGTGGTGATTCTCCTACGAACTATGAACTCCTTGAAGCAGCTCTATACAATGACAATG gatgTACACTCTCGCTACAGAACAGAGGCACACCAGGATGTAGTAGGAAGGTTTAATGAAAG GTTCATTCTCTCTTTGGCCTCTTGCAAGAATTGCATCGTGATTGATGATCAGCTGAATATCTTGCCCATATCCACTCATGTTGCAAACATCACCCCTGTTCCACCACAGTCACAG GAAGACAGTCTCCGGCCGCAGGATCTAGAGCTGAAAGAGCTGAAGGAAAGCCTGCAGGATACACAGCCTGTAGGAGTTTTGGTGGATGGCTGTAAAACTCTGGATCAG GCAAAAGCAGTTCTGAAATTTATAGAAGCCATTTCTGAGAAGACTTTAAGGAGCACTGTGGCATTAACAGCAGCTAGGGGACGTGGTAAATCTGCTGCTTTGGGGCTGGCTATTGCTGGAGCAGTAGCTTTTGG ttATTCCAATATCTTTGTAACATCTCCCAGCCCTGATAACCTTCACACTCTCTTTGAGTTCATATTTAAAGGTTTCGATGCACTGCAGTATCAG gaacaTCTAGATTATGAGATTATTCAGTCTTTAAACCCTGAGTTTAACAAGGCTGTTGTCAGAGTGAATGTGTTTAAGGAGCACAGACAGACCATTCAG TATATACATCctgctgattctgtgaaactGGGTCAAGCTGAACTTGTTGTGATTGATGAAGCTGCTGCCATCCCTCTCCCTCTTGTGAAAAATCTACTAGGCCCGTACCTTGTTTTCATGGCTTCTACAATAAATGG ATATGAAGGAACAGGCCGATCACTATCTCTGAAGCTCATTCAACAGCTCCGGCAACAGAGTGCACAAACCCACGTCTCAATGACAGCAGAGAACAAATCTACAGCTACAGCTAAACTCACCTCAG CTCGTACGTTGCATGAAGTCTCCCTCCATGAATCAATTAGATATGCCCCTGGTGACCCTGTTGAAAAGTGGCTAAATGACCTGCTGTGTTTGGACTGTCTCAGCATCACCAGAATTATCTCTGGCTGCCCACTGCCTGACACTTGTGACCT ATATTATGTAAACAGAGACACACTGTTTTGTTACCACAAAGCATCCGAAATTTTTCTGCAGAGACTGATGGCTCTCTATGTGGCCTCACACTACAAG AATTCTCCCAATGACCTCCAAATGCTATCTGATGCACCTGCCCATCatcttttttgtcttctgcCCCCTGTTCCACCTACCCAGAATTCGTTGCCAGAAGTACTTGCTGTTGTTCAG GTGTGCATGGAGGGAGAGATCTCTCGTCAGTCTATTATGAATAGCCTTTCAAGGGGAAAGAAAGCTTCTGGTGATCTCATTCCCTGGACCATTTCAGAGCAG TTCCAAGATCCAGATTTTGGGAGCCTCTCTGGTGGGCGTGTTGTTCGCATTGCAGTCCATCCGGATTATCAAGGG ATGGGCTATGGCAGCAGAGCTCTGAATTTACTGCAGATGTACTATGAAGGCAAATTCCcttgtttggaagaaaaaacaattcagaagcCCAAAGAAATTGCAACTGTAAGCAGTGAG ACTGTTAGTTTGTTAGAAGAGGTTGTGACACCTCGGAAAGACTTGCCTCCTCTACTTCTCAAACTGAGCGAGAGACAAGCTGAGAGCTTAGACTATCTAGGTGTATCTTATGGCCTAACACCAAGATTACTGAA gTTTTGGAAGCGTGCTGGATTTGTGCCAGTTTATCTAAGGCAGACGCCA AATGACCTGACTGGTGAGCATTCATGCATCATGCTGAAGATGCTGAATGAAGAGGACATTGAACAAGAGCCTTGGCTTACTGCCTTCTGGAAAG ATTTTAGGAGGAgattcctttctcttctttcctaccAGTTCAGCACGTTCTCTCCCTCACTGGCATTAAATATtctacagaacaaaaatatcaaacagCAGTCACAACCCT CCATCAGCCGTGCTGAGTTAGAATCTGTTTTCATCCCATATGACCTGAAGAGGTTAGACATGTACTCTCGCAATATGGTGGACTATCATCTGATCATGGATATGGTACCTGCTGTTGCTAGGATGTTTTTTCTCAACCAGCTGGGtgatatttctctctctgctgcacagTCG GCCCTTCTTCTAGGGATTGGCCTACAGCATAAATCTCTGGACCAACTGGAAAAGGAGGTGGAACTGCCCAGCAGTCAGCTGATGGGCCTCTTCAACAGAATCATCCGTAAAGTAGTCCAG TTGTTCAACACAGTCCAGGAAAAAGCTGTGGAGGAGCAGATGGTAGCAACAAAGGATATTGTAATGGAGCCAACACTGAAATCTTTAAATGATGATCTG GAAGAAGCTGCAAAGGAATTCCAAGAAAAACATAAGCAAGAAGTGGGGAAGCTGAAGGAAATGGACTTTTCACA ATATATTATCCGGGGTGACGACGAAGAATGGAATGAGGTGCTGAGCAAAGCAGGACAGAATGCTTCCATCGTCAGTTTGAAAAG tgagaagaagagaaagctaGAAACAGTAAGAGGACCCAAGCAACAGAAGAAGTTTAAGAAGACTAAAGATACAAAGCAGAAGTGgaagaaatga